In Solanum pennellii chromosome 7, SPENNV200, the following are encoded in one genomic region:
- the LOC107024214 gene encoding wall-associated receptor kinase-like 1 isoform X1, whose amino-acid sequence MIQPENEADIPVHMKMQITMWSFFILLTGLLSKETTQVSALRIWSSSAKLSSQRPGCPERCGNVTIPFPFGLGKGCYFNEAFKMSCDNDTAFSHNNGMYVQHISMDSITVDITLVSNPYNKSSGMNIYSDEILQGTGNEYFSFSNKNKFVAIGCDVYANVKDSDTGSSVSGCASYCDNSTNNVSSYSASSSYCTGNNGCCQSEFSKIIPSQFTMTIQTMNTENTSWRSSNCTYYLIMEKGSSESDFTELRGKCKEDDHYQGRMVLDWVIGNVSCDKAMRRPKDYACRNNSRCVNDTSRPAGGYRCDCSPGYQGNPYLLHGCQDIDECTSPKRNRCPKNTLCINTPGGYHCDSNNVRHMLAKQLSIGIGAAITFVILVAVCLWLHKWLQKREEKKAKQKFFKRNGGLLLRQCISLNGESSGGSLPKLFLKEELEKATDNFNEIRILGKGGAGTVYKGMLSDGSIVAVKKSNAVDKDQIEQFINEILILSQINHRHIVKVLGCCLETQVPLLVYEYISNGTLSSHIHGNLSHSSNPTFSKSELDDQILLHPAVILSWDHRVRIAAEIAGALSYMHSCASTPILHRDIKSSNILLDDNFRAVVSDFGLSRLLSVDKTHLTTMVGGTFGYIDPEYFRSGQLTEKCDVYAFGVILAELLTSQRVVTSNQPEDPGLVIRFTLALKENRIIEIVDPEIVKEVEDEHMILAVAKLAKRCLNFNARRRPSMKEMAAELEQQVKMRQDMPHTESFQDIISRKSESSCSHTSDCTEEDHQNSVSRNEMHYDRKGSL is encoded by the exons ATGATTCAACCAGAGAATGAGGCAGACATACCAGTACACATGAAGATGCAGATAACCATGTGgtcatttttcattcttctgACGGGGCTGCTTTCTAAAGAAACAACACAAGTTTCAGCATTAAGAATATGGTCATCATCAGCAAAATTATCTTCACAAAGGCCTGGATGCCCAGAAAGATGTGGCAACGTAACCATTCCTTTTCCATTTGGACTAGGAAAAGGGTGTTACTTCAATGAAGCATTTAAAATGAGCTGCGATAACGACACTGCATTTAGTCATAATAATGGTATGTATGTGCAACACATATCAATGGACTCCATCACGGTGGATATTACTTTAGTTTCAAACCCGTACAACAAATCATCTGGAATGAACATTTACAGTGATGAAATTCTTCAAGGAACTGGCAACGAGTATTTCAGTTTCTCCAACAAGAACAAGTTTGTAGCCATTGGGTGTGACGTTTATGCTAATGTCAAAGATTCAGACACTGGTAGCAGTGTCAGCGGATGTGCTTCTTACTGTGACAACTCCACTAATAATGTTTCATCCTATTCAGCTTCATCATCATATTGCACTGGGAATAACGGTTGTTGTCAGtctgaattttcaaaaataataccAAGCCAGTTCACTATGACCATACAAACGATGAACACGGAGAACACATCGTGGAGATCTAGCAATTGCACCTATTACTTAATCATGGAAAAGGGCAGTTCCGAGTCTGACTTCACTGAGTTACGTGGTAAGTGCAAAGAAGATGATCATTACCAAGGAAGGATGGTGCTGGACTGGGTGATTGGAAATGTTAGTTGCGACAAAGCCATGAGAAGGCCAAAAGATTATGCATGTAGAAATAACAGTAGGTGTGTCAATGACACTTCTAGACCTGCTGGGGGGTACCGATGTGATTGCTCTCCTGGTTATCAAGGCAACCCTTACCTCCTTCATGGATGCCAAG ACATCGACGAGTGTACAAGTCCAAAAAGGAATCGTTGTCCCAAAAATACTCTCTGTATTAATACTCCTGGCGGTTACCATTGTGACTCAAATAATGTGAGACATATGCTAGCTAAACAACTCTCCATAG GTATTGGAGCAGCAATTACTTTTGTAATCCTGGTTGCAGTTTGTCTTTGGCTACACAAATGGCTCCAGAAGAGGGAAGAAAAAAAAGCTAAACAGAAGTTTTTCAAGAGGAATGGTGGATTACTTTTGCGACAATGTATTTCCTTAAATGGAGAAAGTAGTGGTGGATCTTTGCCAAAGCTCTTTTTGAAGGAGGAGTTGGAGAAAGCAACAGACAATTTCAATGAAATTCGAATTCTTGGTAAAGGAGGAGCTGGGACTGTTTACAAAGGAATGTTATCCGATGGAAGCATTGTAGCTGTGAAGAAGTCCAATGCAGTGGATAAAGATCAAATTGAACAGTTTATAAATGAGATACTCATACTCTCGCAAATAAATCACAGACACATTGTAAAG GTACTTGGTTGTTGCTTAGAAACTCAAGTCCCATTATTAGTTTATGAGTACATCTCGAATGGAACCTTGTCATCCCATATTCATGGAAACCTCAGCCACAGTTCTAACCCTACTTTCTCAAAGTCTGAGTTGGATGATCAGATTCTTCTGCACCCAGCAGTAATATTATCGTGGGATCATCGGGTGCGAATTGCTGCAGAAATAGCAGGGGCACTATCTTATATGCACTCATGTGCTTCTACTCCCATTCTTCACAGAGATATAAAATCAAGCAACATATTACTAGACGATAATTTTAGAGCAGTGGTTTCTGATTTTGGACTATCGAGATTGTTGTCTGTTGACAAGACTCATTTAACAACAATGGTAGGGGGTACATTTGGTTACATAGATCCAGAATACTTCCGCTCAGGTCAACTTACAGAAAAATGTGATGTCTATGCCTTCGGTGTAATTCTTGCAGAGCTTCTAACAAGTCAAAGAGTTGTCACTTCAAACCAACCAGAAGATCCAGGTTTGGTTATCCGTTTCACATTAGCATTGAAAGAAAATCGTATAATTGAGATTGTAGACCCTGAAATTGTAAAAGAAGTTGAGGATGAACATATGATTCTTGCTGTGGCCAAACTTGCCAAGAGATGCTTAAATTTTAATGCAAGGAGAAGGCCATCCATGAAGGAGATGGCAGCTGAACTTGAACAACAAGTAAAAATGAGGCAAGATATGCCTCATACTGAGAGTTTTCAAGATATCATTTCACGAAAAAGTGAAAGTTCATGTAGTCATACTTCTGATTGTACAGAAGAAGATCATCAGAACTCAGTGTCTCGCAATGAAATGCATTATGACAGAAAGGGAAGTTTGTAA
- the LOC107024214 gene encoding wall-associated receptor kinase-like 1 isoform X2: MIQPENEADIPVHMKMQITMWSFFILLTGLLSKETTQVSALRIWSSSAKLSSQRPGCPERCGNVTIPFPFGLGKGCYFNEAFKMSCDNDTAFSHNNGMYVQHISMDSITVDITLVSNPYNKSSGMNIYSDEILQGTGNEYFSFSNKNKFVAIGCDVYANVKDSDTGSSVSGCASYCDNSTNNVSSYSASSSYCTGNNGCCQSEFSKIIPSQFTMTIQTMNTENTSWRSSNCTYYLIMEKGSSESDFTELRGKCKEDDHYQGRMVLDWVIGNVSCDKAMRRPKDYACRNNSRCVNDTSRPAGGYRCDCSPGYQGNPYLLHGCQGIGAAITFVILVAVCLWLHKWLQKREEKKAKQKFFKRNGGLLLRQCISLNGESSGGSLPKLFLKEELEKATDNFNEIRILGKGGAGTVYKGMLSDGSIVAVKKSNAVDKDQIEQFINEILILSQINHRHIVKVLGCCLETQVPLLVYEYISNGTLSSHIHGNLSHSSNPTFSKSELDDQILLHPAVILSWDHRVRIAAEIAGALSYMHSCASTPILHRDIKSSNILLDDNFRAVVSDFGLSRLLSVDKTHLTTMVGGTFGYIDPEYFRSGQLTEKCDVYAFGVILAELLTSQRVVTSNQPEDPGLVIRFTLALKENRIIEIVDPEIVKEVEDEHMILAVAKLAKRCLNFNARRRPSMKEMAAELEQQVKMRQDMPHTESFQDIISRKSESSCSHTSDCTEEDHQNSVSRNEMHYDRKGSL; encoded by the exons ATGATTCAACCAGAGAATGAGGCAGACATACCAGTACACATGAAGATGCAGATAACCATGTGgtcatttttcattcttctgACGGGGCTGCTTTCTAAAGAAACAACACAAGTTTCAGCATTAAGAATATGGTCATCATCAGCAAAATTATCTTCACAAAGGCCTGGATGCCCAGAAAGATGTGGCAACGTAACCATTCCTTTTCCATTTGGACTAGGAAAAGGGTGTTACTTCAATGAAGCATTTAAAATGAGCTGCGATAACGACACTGCATTTAGTCATAATAATGGTATGTATGTGCAACACATATCAATGGACTCCATCACGGTGGATATTACTTTAGTTTCAAACCCGTACAACAAATCATCTGGAATGAACATTTACAGTGATGAAATTCTTCAAGGAACTGGCAACGAGTATTTCAGTTTCTCCAACAAGAACAAGTTTGTAGCCATTGGGTGTGACGTTTATGCTAATGTCAAAGATTCAGACACTGGTAGCAGTGTCAGCGGATGTGCTTCTTACTGTGACAACTCCACTAATAATGTTTCATCCTATTCAGCTTCATCATCATATTGCACTGGGAATAACGGTTGTTGTCAGtctgaattttcaaaaataataccAAGCCAGTTCACTATGACCATACAAACGATGAACACGGAGAACACATCGTGGAGATCTAGCAATTGCACCTATTACTTAATCATGGAAAAGGGCAGTTCCGAGTCTGACTTCACTGAGTTACGTGGTAAGTGCAAAGAAGATGATCATTACCAAGGAAGGATGGTGCTGGACTGGGTGATTGGAAATGTTAGTTGCGACAAAGCCATGAGAAGGCCAAAAGATTATGCATGTAGAAATAACAGTAGGTGTGTCAATGACACTTCTAGACCTGCTGGGGGGTACCGATGTGATTGCTCTCCTGGTTATCAAGGCAACCCTTACCTCCTTCATGGATGCCAAG GTATTGGAGCAGCAATTACTTTTGTAATCCTGGTTGCAGTTTGTCTTTGGCTACACAAATGGCTCCAGAAGAGGGAAGAAAAAAAAGCTAAACAGAAGTTTTTCAAGAGGAATGGTGGATTACTTTTGCGACAATGTATTTCCTTAAATGGAGAAAGTAGTGGTGGATCTTTGCCAAAGCTCTTTTTGAAGGAGGAGTTGGAGAAAGCAACAGACAATTTCAATGAAATTCGAATTCTTGGTAAAGGAGGAGCTGGGACTGTTTACAAAGGAATGTTATCCGATGGAAGCATTGTAGCTGTGAAGAAGTCCAATGCAGTGGATAAAGATCAAATTGAACAGTTTATAAATGAGATACTCATACTCTCGCAAATAAATCACAGACACATTGTAAAG GTACTTGGTTGTTGCTTAGAAACTCAAGTCCCATTATTAGTTTATGAGTACATCTCGAATGGAACCTTGTCATCCCATATTCATGGAAACCTCAGCCACAGTTCTAACCCTACTTTCTCAAAGTCTGAGTTGGATGATCAGATTCTTCTGCACCCAGCAGTAATATTATCGTGGGATCATCGGGTGCGAATTGCTGCAGAAATAGCAGGGGCACTATCTTATATGCACTCATGTGCTTCTACTCCCATTCTTCACAGAGATATAAAATCAAGCAACATATTACTAGACGATAATTTTAGAGCAGTGGTTTCTGATTTTGGACTATCGAGATTGTTGTCTGTTGACAAGACTCATTTAACAACAATGGTAGGGGGTACATTTGGTTACATAGATCCAGAATACTTCCGCTCAGGTCAACTTACAGAAAAATGTGATGTCTATGCCTTCGGTGTAATTCTTGCAGAGCTTCTAACAAGTCAAAGAGTTGTCACTTCAAACCAACCAGAAGATCCAGGTTTGGTTATCCGTTTCACATTAGCATTGAAAGAAAATCGTATAATTGAGATTGTAGACCCTGAAATTGTAAAAGAAGTTGAGGATGAACATATGATTCTTGCTGTGGCCAAACTTGCCAAGAGATGCTTAAATTTTAATGCAAGGAGAAGGCCATCCATGAAGGAGATGGCAGCTGAACTTGAACAACAAGTAAAAATGAGGCAAGATATGCCTCATACTGAGAGTTTTCAAGATATCATTTCACGAAAAAGTGAAAGTTCATGTAGTCATACTTCTGATTGTACAGAAGAAGATCATCAGAACTCAGTGTCTCGCAATGAAATGCATTATGACAGAAAGGGAAGTTTGTAA
- the LOC107026114 gene encoding transmembrane 9 superfamily member 11 encodes MRSFEKFKIWVLLICLVSELCYGFYLPGSYPHKYGVGDLLNVKVNSLTSIDTELPYSYYSLPFCQPQEGVKDSAENLGELLMGDRIENSPYRFKMYTNETEIFMCQTKPLSGEEFKLLKKRIDEMYQVNLILDNLPAIRYTRKEGYFLRWTGYPVGIKVQDAYYVFNHLKFTVLVHKYEETNVARVMGTGDGAEVISTVGKDGSEEPGYMVVGFEVVPCSVQHAPDSAKNLKMYNKYPNPIKCDPTTVAMAVKENEPVSFTYEVNFVESDIKWPSRWDAYLKMEGAKVHWFSILNSLMVITFLAGIVLVIFLRTVRRDLTRYEELDKEAQAQMNEELSGWKLVVSDVFRAPSNPALLCAMVGDGVQILGMGVVTIMFAALGFMSPASRGTLITGMLFFYMVLGIAAGYVAVRLWRTIFCGDHKGWISVSWKAACFFPGIAFLILTTLNFLLWGSHSTGAIPFSLFVVLILLWFCISVPLTLVGGYFGAKAPHIEYPVRTNQIPREIPPQKYPSWLLVLGAGTLPFGTLFIELFFIMSSLWMGRVYYVFGFLLIVMILLVVVCAEVSLVLTYMHLCVEDWKWWWKSFFASGSVAIYIFLYSVNYLIFDLKSLSGPVSATLYLGYSLFMVLAIMLATGTVGFLSSFWFVHYLFSSVKLD; translated from the coding sequence ATGAGATCTTTTGagaaattcaagatttgggttttGTTAATCTGCTTGGTATCTGAATTGTGTTATGGGTTTTATCTGCCTGGAAGTTACCCTCATAAATATGGGGTTGGTGATTTGTTGAATGTTAAGGTGAATTCATTGACTTCAATTGACACTGAGTTGCCTTATAGTTATTATAGTTTACCTTTTTGCCAACCACAAGAGGGTGTGAAGGATAGTGCTGAGAATCTTGGTGAGCTTCTTATGGGTGATAGAATTGAGAATTCTCCTTATAGGTTTAAGATGTATACTAATGAGACTGAGATTTTCATGTGTCAAACTAAACCTTTGTCTGGTGAGGAGTTTAAGCTTTTGAAGAAGAGGATTGATGAGATGTATCAAGTTAATTTGATTCTTGATAATTTGCCTGCTATTCGATATACAAGGAAGGAAGGTTATTTCTTGCGGTGGACTGGTTATCCGGTTGGGATCAAGGTTCAAGATGCGTATTACGTGTTTAATCACTTGAAGTTTACGGTTCTTGTTCATAAGTATGAAGAGACCAATGTGGCTCGGGTTATGGGTACTGGGGATGGAGCTGAGGTGATCTCTACAGTTGGAAAGGATGGATCTGAGGAACCTGGTTATATGGTTGTTGGGTTTGAGGTTGTTCCTTGTAGTGTTCAACATGCTCCTGATTCAGCAAAGAACTTGAAAATGTACAATAAGTACCCGAATCCAATTAAGTGCGACCCAACAACTGTTGCCATGGCTGTTAAAGAAAATGAGCCTGTTTCGTTTACTTATGAGGTGAACTTTGTGGAAAGTGACATTAAGTGGCCATCAAGATGGGATGCGTATTTGAAGATGGAAGGTGCAAAGGTGCACTGGTTCTCTATCCTTAACTCCCTTATGGTGATCACTTTCTTGGCTGGAATTGTGCTTGTAATCTTCTTGAGGACTGTCAGGCGGGATCTTACAAGGTATGAGGAACTTGACAAAGAGGCTCAAGCTCAGATGAATGAGGAGTTATCCGGGTGGAAACTTGTGGTGAGTGATGTTTTCAGGGCTCCAAGTAATCCAGCACTTTTGTGTGCGATGGTTGGAGATGGGGTTCAAATTCTAGGGATGGGTGTTGTGACTATCATGTTTGCTGCCCTCGGATTTATGTCCCCAGCTTCTCGTGGAACATTGATTACCGGTATGCTATTCTTCTATATGGTTCTTGGTATTGCAGCTGGTTATGTTGCTGTTCGTCTCTGGAGGACAATCTTCTGTGGCGATCACAAGGGTTGGATTTCCGTCTCATGGAAAGCTGCTTGTTTCTTCCCTGGAATTGCTTTTCTCATTCTAACCACATTGAACTTCCTGCTATGGGGTAGTCACAGCACAGGGGCCATACCATTTTCTCTGTTTGTCGTCCTCATTTTACTTTGGTTCTGCATTTCCGTTCCTCTAACCCTAGTCGGTGGTTATTTCGGGGCAAAGGCTCCTCACATTGAATACCCAGTCCGAACCAACCAGATCCCCCGTGAAATCCCACCACAAAAATATCCATCTTGGCTTTTAGTTTTGGGTGCAGGCACCCTTCCTTTCGGTACTCTGTTCATTGAGCTCTTCTTCATCATGTCAAGTCTCTGGATGGGTCGTGTCTACTATGTCTTTGGCTTCCTCCTCATTGTCATGATCCTTCTCGTCGTCGTCTGTGCTGAGGTGTCTCTTGTTCTTACTTACATGCATCTTTGTGTGGAGGACTGGAAATGGTGGTGGAAATCCTTCTTTGCCTCCGGATCAGTTGCTATATACATTTTCCTCTATTCCGTTAACTATCTAATCTTCGATCTCAAGAGCTTGAGCGGGCCTGTTTCTGCTACCCTTTACCTTGGATATTCCCTCTTCATGGTACTTGCCATCATGCTCGCGACAGGCACAGTCGGGTTTCTTTCCTCCTTCTGGTTTGTACATTACTTGTTCTCTTCAGTGAAGCTGGATTAA
- the LOC107025959 gene encoding uncharacterized protein LOC107025959, translating to MGGNNRKRSNKPKTRKPRNPSYSGRGLFVEGGVLSDWGDFNSPPSRGRNLKGEYGNGNGNSRNRNAAVSSSKNASSSKTELKKSRGSEIRYVYPSADSVIRSDAVCSGGVKDVKLDSEHPILLVDTKETQIVAFVDEGPNKEPQNQGCIYDSTTPLSLDVGQNKDSNEVDYAGDYSAGFSLDESSHRGLGFYEEAEITHGGVGLSSKDEKENPSFEHSFSDEDMDADGGFLGGASIEMDNHLPAEMSSSLENEGFLSIGGFRLHTRDLSDEGSDGDDEDISSDDGGSCSSESEESDGSSESDGSSDSDSDVDEEVAADYYEGTGGLCKVIDVRQLVGQVPSSCSDDSLDETVEKLGGIHLQEASRVYGMKKPNKERKFRGGQKSTPAKQAQGSDLDGLIFVKDPRTVSGKKKHAAKFPQSWPFESQKSKNFGRFPGAKKKHRKEMMAVKRRERMLHRGVDLQKINLKLHQMVLDGADMLSFQPMHSRDCSQVQRLAAIYRLRSGCQGSGKKRFVTVTKTQHTAMPSPSDKIRLEKLIGAGDEDSDFTVTGIQSHRKDVNAAKNSSKGSGGQSGPSNLFRTPINPRGQKDSSKKRRDQKTVSYALPVSFVSSGIMRSETEVEEKSIETTQTTTIVHETKVVTNSVEYGAFEMHTTGIGSKLMAKMGYQEGRGLGKDGQGISEPIEARQRPKALGLGAEIPETSIRSSGKKDSLPKSSGRGAEVVGGSGKSIRKESSVGFAGFERHTKGFGSKIMAKMGFVEGMGLGRSSQGITNPLVAVRRPKSQGLGAKSLEKNHIISHLS from the exons ATGGGAGGAAATAACAGAAAACGATCTAATAAACCTAAAACCCGGAAGCCTAGGAACCCGTCTTATTCGGGTCGGGGCTTGTTTGTTGAAGGCGGAGTCTTATCTGATTGGGGCGATTTCAATTCTCCTCCTTCAAGAG GGAGAAATTTGAAAGGTGAATATGGAAATGGAAATGGTAATTCAAGGAATCGTAACGCAGCTGTTAGCAGCTCGAAGAATGCTTCGAGTTCGAAAACTGAATTGAAGAAGAGTCGAGGAAGTGAGATCCGTTATGTATACCCATCTGCAGATTCAGTG ATACGTTCAGATGCAGTATGTAGTGGAGGAGTAAAAGATGTCAAGTTGGATTCGGAACATCCTATTCTTTTGGTTGATACAAAGGAAACTCAAATTGTTGCTTTCGTAGATGAAGGCCCAAATAAGGAACCTCAAAATCAGGGATGTATTTATGATAGCACAACCCCTTTATCTCTAGATGTTGGACAAAATAAAGATTCTAATGAAGTTGACTATGCTGGTGACTATAGTGCTGGTTTCTCACTGGATGAGAGTTCACACAGAGGATTGGGATTCTATGAAGAAGCAGAAATAACACATGGTGGAGTTGGATTGTCATCCAAGGATGAGAAGGAAAATCCTTCTTTTGAGCATTCATTCTCTGATGAGGATATGGATGCTGATGGTGGCTTCCTTGGTGGTGCCAGCATCGAGATGGACAATCATCTGCCAGCTGAGATGTCATCTTCTTTGGAAAATGAGGGATTTTTGTCTATTGGGGGATTTAGACTACATACTCGAGACTTATCAGACGAGGGaagtgatggtgatgatgaagACATTTCATCTGATGATGGAGGTTCTTGCTCGTCAGAATCAGAAGAATCTGATGGATCATCTGAAAGTGATGGGTCATCTGATAGTGATTCAGATGTTGATGAAGAGGTTGCTGCAGATTATTATGAAGGAACTGGTGGGCTGTGCAAAGTAATTGATGTTAGACAGTTGGTTGGACAAGTTCCTAGTAGCTGCTCTGATGATAGCTTAGACGAAACCGTAGAGAAGTTGGGTGGGATTCATCTTCAGGAAGCCTCTAGGGTGTATGGAATGAAGAAGCCTAATAAAGAGAGAAAGTTCCGAGGAGGTCAGAAATCTACTCCTGCCAAGCAAGCCCAGGGATCTGATTTGGATGGCCTTATTTTTGTAAAGGACCCGAGAACAGTTTCAGGGAAAAAGAAACATGCTGCTAAATTTCCTCAGTCATGGCCGTTTGAGTCtcaaaagagtaaaaatttcGGGAGGTTTCCAG GTGCTAAGAAGAAACATCGCAAGGAGATGATGGCTGTGAAGCGTCGAGAGAGAATGCTACATCGAGGTGTTGATCTTCAGAAGATAAATTTA AAATTACACCAGATGGTTTTGGATGGAGCTGATATGTTATCTTTCCAACCTATGCATTCGCGTGATTGTTCTCAG GTTCAGAGATTAGCTGCAATATACCGCCTGCGAAGCGGTTGTCAAGGTTCTGGCAAGAAGAG GTTTGTGACAGTTACCAAGACACAGCATACGGCTATGCCATCCCCCAGTGATAAAATTCGTTTGGAGAAG TTGATAGGAGCCGGTGACGAGGATTCTGATTTCACAGTCACGGGTATACAAAGTCATAGAAAGGATGTAAATGCAGCCAAAAACTCTTCAAAGGGTAGTGGTGGACAATCTGGCCCAAGCAATTTGTTTAGAACTCCGATAAATCCACGTGGGCAAAAAGACAGCAGCAAGAAAAGAAGGGATCAGAAAACAGTCTCCTACGCTCTTCCTGTGTCCTTTGTTTCAAGTGGTATCATGCGTTCGGAGACAGAAGTTGAGGAGAAATCAATCGAAACAACCCAGACAACCACCATTGTCCATGAAACAAAGGTTGTGACCAACTCAGTCGAATACGGTGCATTCGAGATGCACACCACAGGTATTGGCTCAAAACTCATGGCAAAAATGGGTTATCAAGAAGGTAGAGGCTTAGGGAAAGATGGACAGGGTATTTCTGAGCCCATCGAAGCTCGCCAACGACCAAAAGCTCTTGGATTGGGAGCTGAAATCCCAGAAACAAGTAttagatcatcaggaaagaaGGATTCTCTACCCAAATCATCTGGTCGTGGTGCTGAAGTTGTCGGTGGAAGCGGGAAATCCATCAGGAAGGAGTCATCTGTTGGATTTGCAGGATTTGAGAGACACACAAAGGGGTTTGGATCAAAGATTATGGCAAAGATGGGTTTTGTTGAAGGTATGGGACTTGGTAGAAGTTCACAAGGCATAACCAATCCTTTAGTTGCCGTTAGACGTCCTAAATCGCAAGGATTAGGTGCCAAAAGTTTagaaaaaaatcacataatttcCCATCTTAGTTGA